Proteins from one Corallococcus exiguus genomic window:
- a CDS encoding NADH-quinone oxidoreductase subunit N, with the protein MNLPNLTLADFLPMLPAIIMVVAACVLLLSEVFLSATASRGYQAVLTVVAALASGAVAVGLMFEPPQEVFLGFGVLDPFSSFLTLVVSVGLGLAALSAVGFLRKRGAERGEFYALMLFASAGMSLLAMSSEFITIFVNIEVLSIATYALTAYLRRGTRPSEAGFKYFILGAFSSAVLLYGTALLYGATGTTKLNDMAGPLQQALSTSPALVYVGAVLIAAGFAFKVAAVPFHMWTPDVYEGAPTPVTALMSAGVKAAAFASLVRVFVTVGKDMDPKLPLMLFATLALLTMVAGNLMAIPQRNVKRMLAYSSIAHAGYLLLGVAALFVVAPGEHFRLLSASSLSGGTPLDVARSDALRGILYYLLAYTFSATGAFAMVSALERREDEEKGTAWDLERFAGLAQRRPGWAFAMAAFMLSLGGIPPTVGFMSKLLIFQAAIDVGLVGLTVVAVLSSAAGAYYYLRVVVYMFMHPVPEGAQPLERNWGTEAALVISTVAVVLLGILPGHVTDWLAQAGTLFGQ; encoded by the coding sequence ATGAACCTGCCAAATCTCACCCTGGCGGATTTCCTCCCCATGCTGCCCGCCATCATCATGGTGGTGGCAGCCTGCGTCCTGCTGTTGTCGGAGGTGTTCCTCTCCGCGACGGCGTCCCGCGGCTACCAGGCGGTGCTCACCGTCGTGGCGGCGCTGGCCAGCGGCGCCGTGGCCGTGGGCCTGATGTTCGAGCCGCCGCAGGAGGTGTTCCTCGGCTTCGGCGTGTTGGACCCCTTCTCCAGCTTCCTCACCCTGGTGGTGAGCGTGGGCCTGGGGCTGGCGGCGCTGAGCGCGGTGGGCTTCCTGCGCAAGCGCGGAGCGGAGCGCGGTGAGTTCTACGCGCTGATGCTCTTCGCCTCCGCGGGCATGAGCCTGCTGGCGATGTCGTCGGAGTTCATCACCATCTTCGTCAACATCGAGGTGCTCTCCATCGCGACGTACGCGCTGACGGCGTACCTGCGCCGCGGCACGCGCCCCAGCGAGGCGGGCTTCAAGTACTTCATCCTGGGCGCCTTCTCCTCGGCCGTCCTGCTGTACGGAACGGCGCTGCTGTACGGAGCCACGGGCACGACGAAGCTCAACGACATGGCGGGCCCGCTGCAGCAGGCGCTGTCCACGTCCCCGGCGCTCGTCTACGTGGGCGCGGTGCTCATCGCCGCGGGCTTCGCGTTCAAGGTGGCGGCCGTGCCGTTCCACATGTGGACGCCCGACGTGTACGAGGGCGCCCCCACCCCGGTGACGGCGCTCATGAGCGCGGGCGTGAAGGCGGCGGCGTTCGCGTCGCTGGTCCGCGTGTTCGTCACGGTGGGCAAGGACATGGACCCCAAGCTGCCGCTGATGCTCTTCGCCACGCTGGCGCTGCTCACGATGGTGGCCGGCAACCTGATGGCGATTCCGCAGCGCAACGTGAAGCGCATGCTGGCGTACTCCTCCATCGCGCACGCGGGCTACCTGCTCCTGGGCGTGGCGGCGCTGTTCGTCGTGGCCCCGGGCGAGCACTTCCGCCTGCTGTCCGCGTCCTCGCTGTCCGGTGGCACGCCGCTGGACGTGGCGCGCTCGGACGCGCTGCGCGGCATCCTGTACTACCTGCTGGCGTACACCTTCAGCGCGACGGGCGCCTTCGCCATGGTCTCCGCGCTGGAGCGCCGCGAGGACGAGGAGAAGGGAACCGCGTGGGACCTGGAGCGCTTCGCGGGCCTCGCGCAGCGCCGTCCGGGTTGGGCGTTCGCCATGGCGGCCTTCATGCTGTCCCTGGGCGGCATCCCCCCCACGGTGGGCTTCATGAGCAAGCTGCTCATCTTCCAGGCCGCCATCGACGTGGGCCTGGTGGGCCTCACGGTGGTCGCGGTGCTCAGCAGCGCGGCGGGCGCGTATTACTACCTGCGCGTCGTGGTCTACATGTTCATGCACCCCGTCCCCGAAGGCGCCCAGCCGCTGGAGCGCAACTGGGGCACCGAGGCCGCGCTGGTCATCTCCACCGTCGCCGTCGTGCTGCTGGGCATCCTCCCCGGCCACGTCACCGACTGGCTGGCCCAGGCCGGCACGCTGTTCGGTCAGTAG
- a CDS encoding complex I subunit 4 family protein, whose product MSFFDTHLLNVVIYLPLVFAALVLALPASEHGQVRAITFVGMLLDLVFGVWAYFRFEPSGAEFQMEFRVPWFQQFGMSYHLGLDGLAASLLLLTVFLGPLVVLASTTYISHRIKEFHLALLVLQTTMLGALASMDVLLFYIFFEAMLIPMYLLVGVWGAEDRRMAAVKFFLYTLVGSLLMLVAIVAVYFVSGGPGVRSFDYGTLYNNLLAANQQLAACTNGPEGACASLTGLAATLHTYGPWMFAAFALAFAIKVPMWPVHTWLPDAHVQAPVAGSMILAGVMLKMGTYGFWRFAIPLFPVAAHAARPFLAVLAVIGIVYGALMCLAQRDIKKLIAYSSVSHLGYCMLGLLAVTGEGATGSAYQMLNHGISTGALFLLFGFLYERRHTRLMSDYGGIAKVMPVFTAAFVIITFSSVAVPGTNGFIGEFLVLMGTFKSTLPLGFGAFATLGVILGAAYMLWMVQKVFFGSITHRENQHLRDMNLREMLTTAPFIVLVAVMGLMPQPFLDRIAPSTDRYVARASVGAPGATQAKDDQLRVEVMSLPSTAAAARPSVPAAPLAVRE is encoded by the coding sequence ATGAGCTTCTTCGACACCCACCTGTTGAACGTCGTCATCTACCTGCCGCTCGTGTTCGCGGCGCTGGTGCTCGCGCTGCCCGCCAGTGAGCACGGGCAGGTCCGCGCCATCACCTTCGTGGGCATGCTGCTGGACCTGGTGTTCGGCGTCTGGGCGTACTTCCGCTTCGAGCCCTCCGGCGCGGAGTTCCAGATGGAGTTCCGCGTCCCGTGGTTCCAGCAGTTCGGGATGAGCTACCACCTGGGCCTGGACGGACTCGCGGCGAGCCTGCTGCTGCTGACGGTGTTCCTGGGGCCGCTGGTGGTGCTCGCCTCCACCACGTACATCAGCCACCGCATCAAGGAGTTCCACCTGGCGCTGCTGGTGCTCCAGACGACGATGCTGGGCGCGCTGGCGTCGATGGACGTCCTGCTCTTCTACATCTTCTTCGAGGCCATGCTCATCCCCATGTACCTGCTGGTGGGCGTGTGGGGCGCCGAGGACCGGCGCATGGCGGCGGTGAAGTTCTTCCTCTACACGCTGGTCGGCTCGCTGCTGATGCTGGTGGCCATCGTGGCGGTATACTTCGTGAGCGGCGGCCCGGGTGTGCGCTCGTTCGACTACGGCACGCTCTACAACAACCTGCTCGCCGCCAATCAGCAGCTCGCCGCGTGCACCAACGGACCGGAGGGCGCGTGCGCGTCGCTCACGGGCCTGGCCGCCACGCTGCACACGTATGGGCCGTGGATGTTCGCCGCGTTCGCGCTGGCGTTCGCCATCAAGGTCCCCATGTGGCCGGTGCACACCTGGTTGCCGGACGCGCACGTGCAGGCGCCGGTGGCGGGTTCCATGATTCTGGCCGGCGTGATGCTGAAGATGGGCACCTACGGCTTCTGGCGCTTCGCCATCCCGCTCTTCCCCGTGGCGGCGCACGCGGCCCGTCCGTTCCTCGCGGTGCTCGCCGTGATTGGCATCGTGTACGGCGCGCTGATGTGCCTGGCGCAGCGGGACATCAAGAAGCTCATCGCGTACTCGTCCGTCAGCCACCTGGGCTACTGCATGCTGGGCCTGCTCGCCGTCACCGGTGAGGGCGCCACGGGCAGCGCGTACCAGATGCTCAACCACGGCATCTCCACGGGCGCGCTGTTCCTCCTGTTCGGCTTCCTCTACGAGCGCCGCCACACGCGCCTGATGTCGGACTACGGCGGCATCGCCAAGGTGATGCCGGTGTTCACCGCGGCGTTCGTCATCATCACCTTCTCGTCGGTGGCGGTGCCGGGCACCAACGGCTTCATCGGCGAGTTCCTGGTGCTGATGGGCACGTTCAAGAGCACCCTGCCCCTGGGCTTTGGCGCGTTCGCCACGCTGGGCGTCATCCTGGGCGCGGCGTACATGCTGTGGATGGTGCAGAAGGTGTTCTTCGGCAGCATCACGCACCGGGAGAACCAGCACCTGCGCGACATGAACCTGCGCGAGATGCTCACCACGGCCCCCTTCATCGTGCTGGTGGCGGTGATGGGCCTGATGCCGCAGCCCTTCCTGGACCGCATCGCTCCGTCCACGGACCGCTACGTGGCTCGCGCCAGCGTGGGCGCTCCGGGCGCCACCCAGGCGAAGGACGACCAACTGCGCGTGGAGGTGATGTCCCTGCCCTCCACCGCCGCCGCGGCCCGCCCCTCCGTTCCCGCCGCGCCGCTCGCCGTTCGCGAGTAG
- the selB gene encoding selenocysteine-specific translation elongation factor: MIIGTAGHIDHGKTSLVKALTGTDTDRLPEEKRRGITLELGFAHLPLPDGQVAGVVDVPGHERFVKAMAAGAGGVDLAVLVVAADEGVMPQTREHLDICRLLGVKAGVVALTKADLLEGLGDDWRALVEADLAALTVGTFLETAPVVPVSSRTGQGLPELKAALASAGASLPRRPSEGPVFLPVDRAFTIKGFGTVVTGTLLSGALAVDDAVSLLPSVAGARPGPFRVRGVQVHGQPVARVEAGQRAAVNVTDVQTEDVHRGMVLTRAGELPETSMLDVELTLLPAAEAPLPKRRKLLLHLGTAQVEATVALLDLESLSPGETGLAQLRLESPVGALVGQRFILRGSRALPGRGATVAGGRVLSITPPRRRKGASSVVRPLLEADAAGQVGWLLRQAGYAGLTQTELFGRSGLSPKVLTRTLELLGAKGQVLLVDRDRRLYVAQDVFEGLRQRSLALLAAFHEREPMREGLSREELRQRLSAQLDARLFQRVVQALVDSSGVEAEKDLVRLKGRGRTLTLGDEAARTRLSAELSAAGLAPPTVTELSQKLGLPPAKLQELLKVLVASGTGVRVSEELCFDTGALEDLRGRLVTYLKDQKEISTQGFKELVGQSRKFTIPLSEYFDREKVTLRVGDKRVLRRG, encoded by the coding sequence ATGATCATCGGGACGGCGGGGCACATCGACCACGGCAAGACGTCCCTCGTGAAGGCGCTGACGGGCACTGACACCGACCGGCTCCCGGAGGAGAAGCGGCGGGGCATCACCCTGGAGCTGGGCTTCGCCCACCTGCCGCTGCCGGACGGACAGGTGGCGGGCGTGGTGGACGTGCCCGGCCACGAGCGCTTCGTGAAGGCCATGGCCGCGGGCGCGGGTGGCGTGGACCTGGCCGTGCTGGTGGTCGCGGCGGACGAAGGCGTCATGCCCCAGACGCGCGAGCACCTGGACATCTGCCGCCTGCTCGGCGTGAAGGCGGGCGTCGTCGCGCTCACCAAGGCGGACCTGTTGGAGGGCCTGGGCGACGACTGGCGCGCGCTGGTGGAGGCGGACCTCGCCGCGCTCACCGTCGGCACCTTCCTGGAGACCGCGCCCGTGGTGCCGGTGTCCTCGCGCACGGGGCAGGGCCTGCCGGAGCTGAAGGCGGCGCTCGCGAGCGCGGGCGCTTCTCTGCCACGGCGTCCCTCGGAGGGCCCCGTGTTCCTCCCGGTGGACCGGGCCTTCACCATCAAGGGCTTCGGCACGGTGGTGACGGGCACGCTGTTGTCCGGCGCGCTGGCGGTGGATGACGCGGTGTCGCTGCTTCCCTCGGTGGCCGGTGCGCGTCCGGGTCCCTTTCGCGTCCGCGGCGTGCAGGTGCACGGCCAGCCGGTGGCGCGCGTGGAGGCGGGGCAGCGCGCGGCGGTGAACGTGACGGACGTGCAGACGGAGGACGTGCACCGGGGCATGGTGCTCACGCGCGCGGGCGAGCTGCCGGAGACGTCCATGCTGGACGTGGAGCTGACGCTGCTGCCCGCCGCGGAAGCCCCGCTGCCCAAGCGCCGCAAGCTGCTGCTGCACCTGGGCACCGCGCAGGTGGAGGCCACGGTGGCGCTGCTGGACCTGGAGTCGCTTTCGCCCGGGGAGACGGGGCTCGCGCAGCTGCGGCTGGAGTCTCCGGTGGGGGCGCTCGTGGGCCAGCGCTTCATCCTGCGCGGCTCGCGCGCGCTGCCGGGACGGGGCGCCACGGTGGCCGGGGGCCGCGTGCTCTCCATCACGCCGCCGCGCCGGCGCAAGGGTGCGTCGTCGGTGGTGCGGCCGCTCCTGGAGGCGGACGCGGCAGGGCAGGTGGGGTGGCTCCTCAGGCAGGCGGGCTACGCGGGGCTCACGCAGACGGAGCTGTTCGGCCGCTCGGGGCTTTCGCCCAAGGTGCTCACGCGCACGCTGGAGTTGCTGGGCGCGAAGGGGCAGGTGCTGCTGGTGGACCGCGACCGGCGGCTCTACGTGGCGCAGGACGTGTTCGAGGGGCTGCGCCAGCGCTCGCTCGCGCTGCTCGCCGCGTTCCATGAACGCGAGCCCATGCGCGAGGGCCTGTCCCGCGAGGAGCTCCGTCAGCGGCTCTCCGCCCAACTGGACGCGCGCTTGTTCCAACGCGTGGTGCAGGCGCTGGTGGACTCCAGCGGCGTGGAGGCGGAGAAGGACCTGGTGCGCCTCAAGGGCCGGGGCCGTACGCTCACGCTGGGCGACGAGGCCGCGCGCACGCGCCTGTCCGCGGAGCTGTCCGCGGCGGGGCTCGCGCCGCCCACCGTCACGGAGCTGTCGCAGAAGTTGGGGCTCCCGCCCGCGAAGCTGCAGGAGTTGTTGAAGGTGCTGGTGGCGTCAGGCACTGGCGTGCGGGTGAGCGAGGAACTGTGCTTCGACACGGGCGCGCTGGAGGACCTGCGCGGACGGCTGGTGACGTACCTGAAGGACCAGAAGGAGATTTCCACGCAGGGCTTCAAGGAACTGGTGGGCCAGAGCCGCAAGTTCACCATCCCCCTGTCGGAATACTTCGACCGGGAGAAGGTGACGCTGAGGGTGGGGGACAAACGGGTGCTGCGTCGCGGATGA
- a CDS encoding sigma-54-dependent transcriptional regulator encodes MTDATTPVPRGRILVVDDQRNMRATTALLLRAEGYTVNEAATGEEALGVLSQGRVDLLLTDLKMEPMDGLTLLKRALEVAPRLQVIMMTAFGSIESAVEAMRMGAYDYVTKPFKEGELRYRVERALERAKLQAAVDNFATEFYERHGLSALVGRSQAMRELTTRLLRVAQSDATVLIQGESGTGKELVARALHAHSRRSGQPFVPVNCAAISETLLESELFGHAKGAFTGAVKARRGLFEEADNGTLFIDEVTETSPTFQSKLLRTLQDGEVRRVGESTALRVDVRIAAATNRDIELEVKEKRFRQDLYYRLNVVLLRVPPLRERLEDVPALAEHFLVRANNRSPRPRRLSASAVEHLMTYDFPGNVRELENLVEQAAALAEADELLPEDFPLRPQSRVLSAAAPPTEAPLPEAMGLPPTDVVRPTSTEATGPTLAEVVEDAERRAIVQALERHGVDLARVADELGVSSTTLWRKMKRLNLRPPAGARE; translated from the coding sequence ATGACCGACGCGACCACTCCGGTTCCCCGAGGCCGCATCCTCGTGGTGGACGACCAGCGCAACATGCGCGCCACCACCGCCCTGCTCCTGCGCGCGGAGGGCTACACCGTCAACGAAGCCGCCACCGGCGAGGAGGCCCTGGGCGTGCTCTCGCAGGGGCGCGTGGACCTGCTCCTCACCGACCTGAAGATGGAGCCCATGGACGGGCTCACGCTGCTCAAGCGCGCGCTGGAGGTGGCCCCGCGCCTCCAGGTCATCATGATGACGGCCTTCGGCTCCATCGAGAGCGCGGTGGAGGCCATGCGCATGGGGGCGTACGACTACGTCACCAAGCCCTTCAAGGAAGGCGAGCTGCGCTACCGCGTGGAGCGCGCCCTGGAGCGCGCGAAGCTCCAGGCGGCGGTGGACAACTTCGCCACGGAGTTCTACGAGCGCCACGGCCTGTCCGCGCTCGTGGGCCGCAGCCAGGCCATGCGCGAGCTCACCACGCGCCTCTTGCGCGTCGCCCAGAGCGACGCCACCGTCCTCATCCAGGGGGAGAGCGGCACGGGCAAGGAGCTGGTGGCCCGCGCCCTCCACGCGCACAGCCGCCGCAGCGGCCAGCCCTTCGTGCCCGTCAACTGCGCGGCCATCAGCGAAACGCTGCTGGAGAGCGAACTCTTCGGCCACGCCAAGGGCGCCTTCACCGGCGCGGTGAAGGCTCGCCGCGGCCTCTTCGAGGAGGCGGACAACGGCACGCTCTTCATCGACGAGGTGACGGAGACGAGCCCCACCTTCCAGTCCAAGCTCCTGCGCACGCTCCAGGACGGCGAGGTGCGCCGCGTGGGGGAATCCACCGCGCTGCGCGTGGACGTGAGAATCGCCGCGGCCACCAACCGCGACATCGAGCTGGAGGTGAAGGAGAAGCGCTTCCGCCAGGACCTCTACTACCGCCTCAACGTGGTGCTCTTGCGCGTGCCCCCGCTGCGCGAGCGCCTGGAGGACGTGCCCGCGCTGGCGGAGCACTTCCTGGTTCGCGCCAACAACCGCAGCCCCCGGCCCCGTCGCCTGTCCGCGTCCGCCGTGGAGCACCTGATGACGTACGACTTCCCCGGCAACGTGCGCGAGCTGGAGAACCTGGTGGAGCAGGCCGCCGCGCTCGCCGAAGCGGACGAACTGCTCCCCGAGGACTTCCCGCTGCGCCCCCAGAGCCGTGTGCTCTCCGCCGCCGCGCCTCCGACTGAAGCGCCTTTGCCCGAGGCCATGGGCCTGCCCCCCACCGACGTCGTGCGGCCCACCAGCACGGAGGCCACGGGCCCCACGCTGGCGGAGGTGGTGGAGGACGCGGAGCGCCGGGCCATCGTCCAGGCCCTGGAGCGCCACGGCGTGGACCTGGCCCGCGTGGCGGACGAGCTGGGCGTCTCCTCCACCACGCTGTGGCGGAAGATGAAGCGGCTCAACCTGCGGCCTCCCGCCGGTGCCCGCGAATAG
- a CDS encoding ATP-binding protein, with protein MSDKAYSEPELRALVDAFTQPVLVVEGEGHVWVANAAYARLLGLPVEQVEGRSFLDFVQPEERSRMGDRFHRVATGAPLDGRPQLYKIFSVHGATGEVYVQANPLRLDNGRFALLLSCMVVAERPRELVVAERLVDTSAGLVSARSEEGVRRVALAGLEAAGFRARLLRWDGTRWVVRDGVSIPADSHLALEALSDGRPVFGGADHAQPTHAYLPVGGPQSEVLWVAGPWVAPRHGSVLTLFAKVVGAALADAHLQADGARSRWEVESVAEMARFVAQPVPPPPETFLARVAELLQARAVALHVVPEPGEAPRLSAHVGLEEGSDAEAVRATGVLLAASLREDGGVLSSESQGRALETLSQGRLGSGTAARLTRGGESVGVVQALRAKERPFDERDARLLSTLAELLVTLLEQRRLRAESARQLTETRLLLDLARTTSGVLETASILDVASDFLVHLLDVSNCFILLYDEQAKVLRGAAASATHRDMFRTVVVPLDSDDLAARVAQERKPIAVEDLTSASTSVSAVLIDRLGEKALLGLPLTSREELIGVVLVDDVRGPRPFGPELIELAEATCGQLALSIANARLYESLWASYAELAATRAEMVKRERFAALGELSAIVAHEVRNPLGVIFNAVATLRRIMNPGGDTAMLLDIVAEESDRLNRMVADLLDFTRPRNPVLQPEDLLRVLQDAFEAARAQAPTERPVYISVEVDPGLSAVPMDRRQIRQALFNVAVNAIQSMPQGGDVRVRGRRDTHGGREQLRIDVMDQGPGIPAELLHRVFEPFFTTKAQGTGLGLAVVKRILEEHRGEIAVESAPGRGTTFTFWLPLTQPQSFS; from the coding sequence ATGAGTGACAAGGCCTACAGCGAGCCGGAACTGCGTGCCCTGGTGGATGCCTTCACCCAGCCCGTGCTGGTGGTGGAGGGGGAGGGGCACGTCTGGGTGGCCAATGCCGCGTACGCGCGGCTGCTGGGACTGCCCGTGGAGCAGGTGGAGGGGCGTTCCTTCCTGGACTTCGTCCAGCCAGAGGAGCGCAGCCGGATGGGAGACCGCTTCCACCGGGTCGCCACGGGTGCGCCGCTGGACGGGCGTCCGCAGCTCTACAAGATATTCAGCGTCCACGGGGCGACGGGCGAGGTCTACGTGCAGGCCAACCCCCTGCGGCTGGACAACGGGCGCTTCGCCCTGCTGCTCAGCTGCATGGTGGTGGCGGAGCGCCCCCGGGAGCTGGTGGTGGCGGAGCGGTTGGTGGACACGTCCGCGGGGCTGGTGTCCGCGCGCTCGGAGGAGGGCGTGCGGCGCGTGGCGCTGGCGGGCCTGGAGGCCGCGGGCTTCCGGGCGCGGCTCCTGCGCTGGGACGGCACGCGGTGGGTGGTGCGCGACGGCGTGTCCATCCCGGCGGATTCGCACCTGGCGCTGGAGGCGCTGTCGGACGGGCGGCCGGTGTTCGGCGGCGCGGACCATGCGCAGCCCACGCACGCGTACCTGCCGGTGGGCGGGCCGCAGTCGGAGGTGCTCTGGGTGGCGGGCCCGTGGGTGGCGCCCCGGCACGGCTCGGTGCTGACGCTGTTCGCGAAGGTGGTGGGCGCGGCGCTCGCGGACGCCCACCTCCAGGCGGACGGCGCGCGCAGCCGCTGGGAGGTGGAGTCGGTGGCGGAGATGGCGCGCTTCGTGGCGCAGCCCGTGCCCCCGCCGCCGGAGACGTTCCTCGCGCGCGTGGCGGAGCTGCTCCAGGCCCGCGCGGTGGCGCTGCACGTCGTCCCCGAACCGGGGGAGGCCCCCCGGCTCTCCGCCCACGTGGGGCTGGAGGAGGGGAGTGACGCGGAGGCCGTGCGCGCCACCGGCGTGCTGCTGGCCGCGTCGCTGCGGGAGGACGGAGGCGTGCTGTCCTCCGAGTCGCAGGGGCGCGCGCTGGAGACCCTGTCCCAGGGCCGCCTGGGCAGCGGGACGGCGGCGCGGCTCACCCGCGGCGGTGAGAGCGTGGGCGTGGTGCAGGCGCTGCGCGCGAAGGAGCGGCCCTTCGACGAGCGAGACGCGCGGCTGTTGTCCACGCTCGCGGAGCTGCTGGTGACGCTCCTGGAACAGCGCCGGCTCCGCGCCGAGTCCGCGCGCCAGCTCACGGAGACGCGCCTCCTGCTGGACCTGGCGCGCACCACGTCCGGCGTGCTGGAGACGGCGAGCATCCTGGACGTCGCGTCCGACTTCCTGGTGCACCTGCTGGATGTGTCCAACTGCTTCATCCTGCTCTACGACGAACAGGCCAAGGTGCTGCGCGGAGCGGCGGCGTCGGCGACCCACCGGGACATGTTCCGCACGGTGGTGGTGCCGCTGGACAGCGACGACCTGGCCGCGCGCGTGGCGCAGGAGCGCAAGCCCATCGCGGTGGAGGACCTGACGTCCGCGAGCACCTCCGTGAGCGCGGTGCTCATCGACCGGCTGGGGGAGAAGGCGCTCCTGGGCCTGCCGCTGACCTCGCGCGAGGAGCTCATCGGCGTGGTGCTGGTGGACGACGTGCGCGGCCCGCGCCCCTTCGGCCCGGAGCTGATTGAACTGGCGGAGGCGACGTGCGGCCAGCTGGCGCTGTCCATCGCCAACGCGCGCCTCTACGAATCGCTGTGGGCCAGCTACGCGGAACTGGCCGCCACCCGCGCGGAGATGGTGAAGCGCGAGCGCTTCGCCGCGCTGGGCGAGCTGTCCGCCATCGTCGCCCACGAGGTGCGCAATCCGCTGGGCGTCATCTTCAACGCGGTGGCCACGCTCCGGCGCATCATGAACCCCGGGGGGGACACGGCCATGCTGTTGGACATCGTCGCGGAGGAGAGCGACCGCCTCAACCGCATGGTGGCGGACCTGCTGGACTTCACCCGCCCGCGCAACCCGGTGCTCCAGCCGGAGGACCTCTTGCGCGTGCTCCAGGACGCCTTCGAGGCCGCGCGGGCGCAGGCTCCCACGGAGCGTCCGGTGTACATCTCCGTGGAGGTGGATCCCGGTCTCTCCGCGGTGCCCATGGACCGGCGGCAGATCCGCCAGGCCCTGTTCAACGTGGCCGTCAACGCCATCCAGTCCATGCCCCAGGGCGGCGACGTGCGGGTGCGTGGGCGCCGGGACACGCACGGAGGCCGCGAGCAGCTGCGCATCGACGTGATGGACCAGGGGCCGGGCATCCCGGCGGAGCTGCTCCACCGCGTCTTCGAACCCTTCTTCACCACCAAGGCCCAGGGCACCGGCCTGGGGCTGGCGGTGGTGAAGCGCATCCTGGAGGAGCACCGCGGCGAAATCGCCGTGGAGAGCGCCCCCGGACGCGGAACCACCTTCACCTTCTGGCTGCCGCTCACGCAGCCCCAGTCCTTCTCATGA